The following coding sequences are from one Anopheles bellator chromosome X, idAnoBellAS_SP24_06.2, whole genome shotgun sequence window:
- the LOC131213762 gene encoding muscle-specific protein 20, whose protein sequence is MAPRNKEQEEEVLKWIGDVLGQPLPPGVYEDVLKDGVVLCKLINKLAPNSVKKIQETGTNFQLMENVQRFQTAIKEYGVPQEEIFQTADLFERRNIPQVTLCLYALGRITQKHPEYEGPTLGPKMAEKNERTFTEEQLRASEGELNLQMGYNKGATQAGQGSFGNTRHM, encoded by the exons ATGGCG CCCCGCAATAAGGAGCAGGAAGAGGAGGTGCTGAAGTGGATCGGTGATGTGCTCGGTCAGCCCCTTCCACCCGGCGTCTACGAGGACGTGCTGAAGGATGGCGTGGTGCTGTGCAAGCTGATCAACAAGCTGGCCCCGAACTCGGTCAAGAAGATCCAGGAGACCGGCACCAACTTCCAGCTGATGGAGAACGTGCAGCGGTTCCAGACGGCCATCAAGGAGTACGGGGTGCCGCAGGAAGAAATCTTCCAGACGGCCGACCTGTTCGAGCGCCGTAACATCCCCCAGGTCACGCTGTGCCTGTACGCACTCGGCAGAATT aCTCAGAAGCATCCGGAGTATGAAGGGCCGACACTCGGACCGAAGATGGCGGAGAAGAACGAGCGCACGTTCACCGAGGAGCAGCTGCGTGCCTCCGAGGGCGAACTGAACCTGCAGATGGGCTACAACAAGGGCGCCACGCAGGCCGGCCAGGGTTCGTTCGGCAATACGCGCCACATGTAG